In the Candidatus Omnitrophota bacterium genome, one interval contains:
- the proB gene encoding glutamate 5-kinase translates to MFRKFPKPVKRIVVKIGSSVIATYKMQPKAAQLCALVDEIETLAQKGIEVVMVSSGAIVLGMGEMGQAARPSDLAGLQALAAIGQNVLMRTYTDLFGKSGIKCAQVLLTWEDFDDRTRYNNARHTLQAILEQGVVPIINENDTISTDEIKFGDNDKLSALVAALVRADMLIILSDVEGLYAYKDGKKEIFEEIREITGEIEGYASGTSKKQMSRGGMTAKLDAIKIATQANIPCVIAHGEMPDVLTRVVSGERIGTHFVGKEDKSLARQHWISFGAKPKGSLTVDDGAKAALLKGGRSLLLPGVVSWEGNFKADDVVVVSDKDGREIGRGISNYSVSDLHKVSDKKDKKEVIHVDNLVLCAR, encoded by the coding sequence ATGTTTAGGAAATTTCCGAAACCAGTCAAGAGGATCGTCGTCAAGATCGGGTCGAGCGTCATCGCCACCTACAAGATGCAGCCCAAGGCGGCGCAGCTCTGCGCCCTGGTGGACGAGATCGAAACTTTGGCCCAAAAAGGCATCGAGGTCGTGATGGTCAGTTCCGGGGCCATTGTCCTCGGGATGGGCGAGATGGGGCAGGCCGCCCGGCCGTCGGATTTGGCGGGCCTGCAGGCCCTGGCCGCCATCGGCCAGAACGTTTTGATGCGCACGTACACAGACCTGTTCGGAAAGAGCGGGATCAAGTGCGCCCAGGTCCTTCTCACCTGGGAAGATTTTGACGACCGGACCAGATATAACAACGCGCGCCACACCCTTCAGGCCATTTTGGAACAAGGCGTGGTTCCCATCATCAACGAGAACGACACGATCTCCACCGATGAGATCAAATTCGGGGACAACGATAAGCTTTCCGCTCTGGTGGCGGCCCTTGTCCGCGCGGACATGCTGATCATCCTGTCCGATGTCGAAGGGCTTTACGCCTACAAGGACGGCAAGAAGGAAATTTTCGAGGAGATCAGGGAGATCACCGGCGAGATCGAAGGGTACGCGTCCGGCACGAGCAAGAAACAGATGTCCCGCGGCGGGATGACCGCCAAGCTGGACGCCATCAAGATCGCGACCCAGGCGAACATCCCCTGTGTCATTGCCCACGGCGAAATGCCGGATGTCCTCACCCGCGTCGTGTCCGGGGAACGGATCGGCACGCATTTTGTGGGAAAAGAGGACAAGAGCCTGGCCCGCCAGCACTGGATTTCTTTCGGCGCCAAGCCCAAGGGGAGTTTGACGGTTGACGACGGCGCCAAGGCCGCGCTGCTCAAGGGCGGACGCAGCCTTTTGCTGCCGGGGGTCGTTTCCTGGGAAGGGAATTTTAAAGCGGACGACGTCGTTGTCGTGTCCGACAAGGACGGCCGGGAGATCGGCCGCGGCATCAGCAATTACTCCGTGAGCGATCTTCACAAGGTCAGCGATAAAAAAGACAAGAAAGAAGTCATCCACGTGGACAACCTCGTGCTCTGTGCCAGGTAA
- a CDS encoding glutamate-5-semialdehyde dehydrogenase has protein sequence MTLEQQIVKMAQAAQKAAQILSLISTDEKNAALRRMAQALQERRDDIFKANARDLKEAKGRRYPPALVDRLTLNGKRVQEMADGLASVAQLRDPVGEILQTIPRPNGLVIKKVRTPIGVIGIIYESRPNVTSDCVGLCLKSGNAVILKGGREAVHSNKAIFTVLQDALKETGIPKDAIQLISSTDRPAVNILLRLDQYVDLIVPRGGEGLIRFVAENSRIPVVKHYKGVCHTYVSDKADLDMAQRICYNAKVQRPGTCNAMETMLVHKDIAARFLPVMIESFQKAGVEIRGCPATRKIVRKGVKPATAQDWYEEYLDLILSVKVVGGLLEAVDHINTYGTRHSDAIVTQDEKEAGRFLKSVDSACLYVNASTRFTDGYQFGMGAEIGISTDKLHARGPMALEELTTYKFAVYGSGQVRE, from the coding sequence ATGACGCTTGAACAACAAATCGTTAAAATGGCCCAGGCCGCCCAAAAAGCGGCCCAGATACTATCCCTCATCTCCACGGATGAGAAGAACGCCGCCCTGCGCCGCATGGCCCAGGCCCTGCAGGAGCGCCGGGACGACATTTTCAAAGCTAATGCAAGAGATCTGAAGGAAGCCAAAGGCCGCCGGTATCCGCCGGCGCTGGTTGACCGGTTGACGCTGAACGGCAAACGCGTTCAGGAAATGGCCGATGGGCTGGCCAGCGTGGCCCAGCTTCGGGACCCCGTCGGGGAGATCCTGCAGACCATCCCGAGGCCCAACGGGCTTGTGATCAAAAAGGTGCGCACGCCCATCGGCGTGATCGGGATCATTTACGAATCGCGCCCCAACGTCACCAGCGACTGCGTCGGGTTGTGCCTGAAATCCGGCAACGCCGTGATCCTCAAGGGCGGCAGGGAGGCGGTCCATTCCAACAAGGCGATCTTCACGGTCTTGCAGGACGCCCTTAAGGAGACCGGCATCCCGAAGGACGCTATCCAGCTCATCTCCTCCACGGACCGCCCGGCGGTGAACATCCTCCTGCGTCTGGACCAGTATGTGGACCTCATTGTCCCGCGCGGCGGCGAAGGGCTCATCCGGTTTGTGGCGGAAAACTCCAGGATCCCTGTTGTGAAACATTACAAGGGCGTGTGCCACACCTATGTCAGCGACAAGGCGGATTTGGATATGGCGCAGCGGATTTGTTATAATGCCAAAGTCCAGCGCCCGGGGACGTGCAACGCCATGGAAACCATGCTGGTCCACAAGGACATCGCGGCGAGGTTTTTGCCTGTCATGATCGAGTCGTTTCAGAAGGCCGGGGTGGAGATCCGCGGCTGCCCGGCGACCCGCAAGATCGTCAGGAAAGGCGTCAAGCCGGCCACCGCACAGGACTGGTATGAAGAATATCTGGACCTCATCTTGTCGGTGAAAGTGGTCGGCGGCCTTCTGGAGGCGGTGGACCACATCAACACGTACGGCACCCGCCATTCGGACGCCATCGTGACCCAGGATGAAAAAGAGGCCGGGCGATTTTTAAAATCCGTGGATTCGGCGTGCCTGTATGTCAACGCCTCCACCCGTTTCACCGACGGGTATCAGTTCGGCATGGGCGCGGAGATCGGCATCAGCACGGACAAGCTCCACGCCCGCGGCCCCATGGCCCTGGAAGAATTGACGACCTACAAGTTCGCCGTGTACGGCAGCGGACAGGTCCGAGAATGA
- the nadD gene encoding nicotinate-nucleotide adenylyltransferase yields the protein MKTTRIGLLGGTFNPVHIGHMVIAQTALDKAGLDRVIFVPCHEPPHKKIPHLASARDRLAMIRLAVAENPRFDVSDVEVRRAGRSYTIDTVRHFRDLYKGKAKLHFIIGGDSFAALSAWHCIDEIARIVTFIVVNRPGYETKRSKIKAVSIVMPGLDISSSKLRQRVAEGKSIRYLVPDPVVRYIERKNIYAKK from the coding sequence ATGAAAACAACGCGCATCGGCCTTTTGGGCGGCACCTTCAATCCGGTCCATATCGGGCATATGGTCATCGCCCAGACGGCGTTGGATAAGGCCGGCCTGGACAGGGTGATTTTTGTCCCGTGCCATGAGCCGCCCCACAAAAAGATCCCGCACCTGGCTTCGGCCAGGGACCGGCTGGCCATGATCCGGCTGGCCGTGGCTGAAAATCCGCGTTTTGACGTTTCGGATGTCGAGGTCCGGAGGGCCGGCCGTTCCTACACGATCGACACGGTCCGGCATTTCCGGGATCTGTACAAGGGCAAGGCGAAATTGCATTTCATCATCGGCGGCGACAGTTTTGCGGCGCTGTCGGCCTGGCATTGCATCGACGAGATCGCCAGGATCGTGACGTTCATTGTCGTCAACCGGCCCGGTTACGAGACGAAGCGCAGCAAGATCAAGGCGGTTTCAATCGTCATGCCGGGCCTGGACATTTCGTCGAGCAAACTGCGCCAGCGCGTGGCTGAAGGGAAATCGATCCGATACCTGGTACCGGACCCGGTGGTCCGGTATATCGAGCGGAAGAATATTTACGCAAAAAAATAA
- a CDS encoding phosphoglucomutase/phosphomannomutase family protein, with the protein MTAQQNTEIKFGTDGWRGVIADNFTFKNVQVIGQAISEWINRDLQPMDGRKRLAVGYDTRFMSGDFAKLISRVFAANGIEVLLSDAPIPTPALSYGVTRSRCVAGIMITASHNPYQFNGVKIKTDKGGGASKDITDRVEALLHQAEVRVADYEQAKAAGQIIRHNYKTDYLRFLKNYLDLKKIKNTKFKVLTDVMHGSGDSLMAEILKGTKVRLTLMREDINPYFEGKKPEPVVEFLSEILKRVKNEKFDLGLVLDGDADRIAAVAPGGEFIHPQKILGLLVLHLVRNRGRQGGVVKTICGTTMIDNIAKKLGLKLYETPVGFKYISDLMVSQNIVAGGEEAGGMGLQDYIPERDGTLAGLLLLEMMVYQKKNIKKIVDEMEREFGRYYYQRFDLKLRGGQTFNLEQLKQTKELLGKKVVQVKDFDGVKLICEDESWLMLRPSGTEPLVRAYSESKSLARAKALIKYGEALLKAG; encoded by the coding sequence ATGACAGCTCAGCAGAACACAGAGATCAAATTCGGGACCGATGGGTGGAGGGGGGTCATCGCGGATAACTTCACCTTCAAAAACGTGCAGGTCATCGGCCAGGCCATCAGCGAATGGATCAACCGTGATCTTCAGCCCATGGACGGCCGCAAGCGGTTGGCGGTCGGGTACGATACGCGTTTCATGTCCGGCGATTTCGCCAAATTGATCAGCCGTGTGTTTGCCGCCAACGGGATCGAGGTCCTTTTGTCGGACGCGCCGATCCCGACACCGGCGCTGAGCTACGGTGTCACCCGCAGCCGCTGTGTGGCGGGGATCATGATCACCGCCAGCCATAATCCTTACCAGTTCAACGGGGTGAAGATCAAGACCGATAAAGGCGGCGGGGCCTCCAAGGACATCACGGACCGCGTGGAGGCGCTTCTTCATCAGGCCGAAGTTCGGGTCGCGGATTACGAGCAGGCAAAAGCGGCCGGCCAGATCATCCGGCACAATTATAAAACCGATTATCTCAGATTCCTGAAGAATTACCTGGACCTGAAAAAGATTAAGAACACGAAATTTAAGGTCTTGACCGACGTCATGCACGGCAGCGGCGACAGCCTGATGGCGGAGATCCTCAAGGGCACAAAAGTCCGCCTGACGCTGATGCGCGAAGACATCAATCCGTACTTTGAAGGCAAAAAGCCCGAGCCGGTCGTGGAATTCCTGAGCGAAATCCTCAAGCGCGTCAAAAACGAGAAGTTTGACCTCGGTCTTGTCCTCGATGGCGACGCCGACCGCATCGCGGCCGTGGCCCCCGGAGGGGAGTTCATCCACCCGCAAAAAATCCTCGGGCTTCTGGTCCTGCACCTGGTCCGTAACCGCGGCCGCCAGGGCGGGGTGGTCAAGACGATCTGCGGCACGACCATGATCGACAACATCGCCAAAAAGCTGGGGCTGAAGCTTTATGAAACCCCGGTGGGTTTCAAGTATATCTCGGACTTGATGGTAAGCCAGAACATCGTGGCCGGCGGGGAAGAGGCCGGCGGCATGGGCCTGCAGGATTACATCCCCGAACGCGACGGGACCCTGGCCGGACTTCTTCTCCTGGAGATGATGGTTTATCAGAAGAAGAACATCAAGAAGATCGTGGACGAAATGGAGAGGGAATTCGGCCGTTACTATTACCAGCGTTTTGACCTGAAACTGCGCGGGGGGCAGACGTTCAATCTCGAGCAGTTGAAACAGACAAAGGAACTTTTGGGTAAAAAGGTTGTCCAGGTCAAAGATTTCGACGGTGTCAAGCTCATTTGCGAGGACGAGAGCTGGCTCATGCTGCGCCCGTCCGGGACAGAGCCGCTGGTGCGCGCGTATTCGGAATCGAAAAGCCTGGCCCGGGCCAAGGCCCTCATTAAATATGGCGAGGCCCTTCTGAAAGCGGGCTGA
- a CDS encoding lysophospholipid acyltransferase family protein, whose protein sequence is MQYCLAYVLVWCLSKLFFPLTIHGDRSTVKRGTFIVASNHISNIDPPLLGFCLLTKMSYWAKDTLFKNKILGALIRGQGGFPINRESADIGALREALRRVKSGSSMVVFPEGTRKRGAGESSVHEGVGFLVAKSGVPVVPVFIRGTDKVLPPNVRFPRRHPVEVFIGRPVTFPPQKDYEAVARQIMREVEALAPSAV, encoded by the coding sequence ATGCAATATTGTTTAGCGTATGTGCTGGTCTGGTGCCTGAGCAAGCTGTTTTTTCCTTTGACGATCCACGGGGACAGAAGCACCGTCAAGCGCGGCACGTTCATCGTGGCCAGCAATCACATCAGCAATATTGATCCGCCCCTGCTCGGGTTTTGCCTTTTGACAAAGATGTCCTACTGGGCCAAGGACACGTTGTTCAAAAACAAGATCCTTGGCGCGTTGATCCGCGGGCAGGGCGGTTTTCCCATCAACCGGGAAAGCGCCGACATCGGGGCCTTGCGTGAAGCCCTCCGGCGCGTGAAATCCGGAAGTTCCATGGTGGTTTTTCCCGAGGGAACCCGAAAGCGGGGCGCTGGAGAAAGTTCGGTGCATGAAGGCGTGGGTTTCCTTGTGGCCAAAAGCGGCGTCCCGGTCGTCCCGGTTTTTATCCGGGGGACCGACAAGGTCCTGCCCCCGAACGTCCGTTTCCCCCGCCGCCATCCGGTGGAGGTCTTCATTGGCCGACCTGTCACGTTCCCGCCCCAGAAGGATTATGAAGCCGTGGCCCGGCAGATCATGCGTGAGGTCGAAGCCCTCGCCCCTTCCGCCGTATAA
- a CDS encoding 30S ribosomal protein S1, with protein sequence MSEHKQSLMELYDSTFKDIAKEGDIVQGTVVAVTQKEAIVDIGFKSEGFVPIEEFRDPQEMQIGQKIDVLVESIEDEDGRLLLSKTKAERVKGWSKVMSNIEEGTIVNGRVTKQVKGGYMVDIEGVEGFLPMSLSAFKGLAMSDILSGKYKFQVAKINKQRRNLILSRRDVVQKEREEVREKLWGELQKGQVRQGTVKGITDFGAFIDLGGVDGLLHITDMSWSRINHPSEIVSIGDKMKVIILDFDKDNSKVSLGLKQISPNPWDDIYNKFPAGSRVKGRVVNIMPYGVFVEIDKGIEGLLHSSEISWQKKLVNPQEMFKVNDEIEVQIINVDKDSKRISLSMKQLEANPWLEAQKKFPINSKVNGVVRGFTDYGAFVELESGLEGMIHVSDMSWTKKVNHPQEVLSKGQEIEVMILAVDPDSRKITLGLKQLQDNPWSNIAEKYSVGLEVDAEVVLNSNFGVFVRLDDEVEALVYSSEIDKEKAAALKPTDKLRVRVIKVDVEQMKIGVSTRLH encoded by the coding sequence ATGAGTGAGCACAAGCAGTCATTGATGGAATTGTACGACAGCACCTTTAAGGATATCGCGAAGGAAGGAGATATCGTCCAGGGGACGGTCGTGGCCGTGACCCAGAAAGAGGCGATTGTGGATATCGGATTTAAGTCCGAGGGCTTTGTCCCGATCGAAGAATTCCGCGATCCCCAGGAAATGCAGATCGGACAGAAGATCGACGTCCTGGTGGAATCCATCGAGGACGAGGACGGACGCCTGCTGTTGTCCAAGACCAAGGCCGAGCGCGTCAAGGGCTGGTCAAAGGTCATGTCCAATATAGAGGAAGGCACGATCGTCAACGGCCGCGTCACCAAGCAGGTCAAGGGCGGGTATATGGTGGATATCGAAGGGGTGGAAGGTTTCCTCCCGATGTCCCTCTCCGCTTTCAAAGGCCTGGCCATGTCGGACATCCTGTCCGGCAAATACAAATTTCAGGTCGCCAAGATCAACAAGCAGAGACGCAATCTCATCCTCTCCCGGCGGGACGTGGTCCAGAAGGAGCGGGAAGAGGTCCGCGAAAAACTCTGGGGCGAACTTCAGAAGGGTCAGGTCCGCCAGGGCACGGTCAAAGGCATTACCGATTTCGGTGCTTTCATCGACTTGGGCGGCGTGGACGGGCTTTTGCACATCACCGACATGAGCTGGTCTCGCATCAATCATCCTTCCGAGATCGTTTCCATCGGCGACAAAATGAAGGTCATTATCCTGGACTTCGACAAAGACAATTCCAAGGTTTCCCTGGGGTTGAAACAGATCAGCCCCAATCCGTGGGACGACATCTACAATAAATTCCCCGCCGGTTCCCGGGTCAAGGGCCGTGTCGTCAACATCATGCCTTACGGCGTGTTTGTGGAGATCGACAAGGGGATCGAAGGCCTGTTGCATTCCTCCGAGATCTCCTGGCAGAAAAAGCTGGTCAATCCCCAGGAGATGTTCAAGGTCAACGACGAGATCGAGGTCCAGATCATCAACGTGGACAAAGATTCGAAGCGTATTTCCTTGAGCATGAAGCAGTTGGAAGCCAACCCCTGGCTGGAAGCGCAGAAAAAATTCCCCATCAATTCCAAAGTAAACGGTGTTGTCCGCGGGTTCACCGACTACGGCGCTTTTGTGGAGCTGGAGTCCGGGCTCGAAGGCATGATCCACGTTTCGGACATGTCCTGGACAAAGAAAGTCAATCATCCCCAGGAGGTCCTGTCCAAGGGCCAGGAGATCGAGGTCATGATCCTGGCCGTCGATCCGGACAGCCGCAAGATCACCCTGGGGCTCAAACAGCTGCAGGACAATCCGTGGTCCAATATCGCCGAGAAATATTCCGTCGGGCTGGAGGTGGACGCCGAGGTGGTTCTCAATTCCAATTTCGGTGTTTTCGTCCGGCTGGATGACGAGGTGGAAGCCCTGGTCTATTCCTCGGAGATCGACAAAGAGAAGGCCGCGGCGCTCAAACCCACTGACAAGCTGAGGGTGAGGGTCATCAAGGTCGACGTCGAGCAGATGAAGATCGGGGTGAGCACTCGCCTGCATTAA
- the tyrS gene encoding tyrosine--tRNA ligase, whose amino-acid sequence MDLTATIDLISRGTTEIIGLESLKKKLADSRKTRKPLCVKAGFDPTAPDIHLGHVVLLRKLRQFQDLGHDVFFLIGDFTAQIGDPTGRDQLRVKMDAATVAKNAKTYKQQVFKVLDGRKTKVVFNSEWLGKLSSPQLLELTALSSVAQMLARADFKKRFEDGKEISLLEFIYPLLQGYDSVHLKADIELGGSDQKFNLLMGRQLQESFHQEPQVVITTPLLEGTDGVKKMSKSLGNYIGVNEPPQEIFGKVMSISDELMLRYYEILTDEDLSAVRALHPKEAKLNLAMTIVSMLYAAEQAQEAREGFEKVFSQKQLPEDMVEYRLTAGRTEALADILLATKMAGSKNEVRRLIKQGGVSHEGQKVGSEGWSAKPGVVKVGKRRFLRILAPS is encoded by the coding sequence ATGGATTTGACCGCAACGATCGATCTTATTTCTCGTGGCACAACCGAGATCATCGGGCTGGAAAGTTTGAAGAAAAAACTTGCGGACAGCCGCAAGACCCGCAAGCCCCTGTGTGTGAAGGCGGGGTTTGACCCGACGGCCCCGGACATCCATTTGGGCCATGTGGTGCTCCTGAGAAAGTTGAGACAGTTTCAGGACTTGGGCCACGACGTGTTCTTTCTCATTGGTGATTTTACCGCCCAGATCGGCGATCCGACCGGCCGCGATCAGTTGCGCGTCAAGATGGACGCCGCAACTGTGGCAAAAAACGCCAAAACCTATAAACAGCAGGTCTTTAAAGTCCTGGATGGGCGCAAGACAAAGGTGGTTTTCAACAGCGAATGGCTTGGAAAGCTTTCAAGTCCGCAGCTGCTGGAACTGACGGCGTTGTCGAGCGTGGCCCAGATGCTGGCCCGGGCCGACTTCAAGAAACGTTTTGAGGACGGCAAGGAGATCAGTCTTCTGGAATTCATCTATCCGCTCCTGCAGGGATACGACTCCGTTCATTTGAAAGCCGACATCGAGTTGGGCGGCTCGGACCAGAAGTTCAATCTTCTGATGGGACGCCAGCTCCAGGAATCCTTCCACCAGGAACCGCAGGTCGTGATCACCACGCCTCTGCTGGAAGGGACGGACGGCGTCAAGAAGATGAGCAAGTCCTTGGGGAATTATATCGGGGTCAATGAGCCCCCGCAGGAGATCTTCGGCAAAGTGATGTCGATCAGCGACGAACTCATGTTGCGTTATTACGAGATTTTAACGGACGAAGATCTATCCGCTGTCCGGGCCCTTCATCCCAAGGAAGCCAAGCTCAATCTGGCCATGACCATCGTGTCGATGTTGTACGCTGCCGAGCAGGCGCAGGAGGCCCGCGAAGGATTTGAAAAAGTTTTCAGCCAGAAACAGCTCCCCGAGGACATGGTGGAGTACCGCTTGACAGCGGGACGCACGGAAGCGCTGGCGGACATCCTTTTGGCGACGAAGATGGCGGGTTCCAAGAATGAGGTGCGGCGCTTGATCAAGCAGGGAGGCGTCAGCCATGAGGGGCAGAAGGTCGGCTCCGAGGGCTGGTCCGCGAAGCCCGGGGTCGTCAAGGTCGGGAAGCGCCGGTTTTTGAGAATCCTCGCCCCTTCCTAA
- the rpmG gene encoding 50S ribosomal protein L33, whose amino-acid sequence MRENIQLQCTDCGRVNYSSTKDKKQHPDRLEFKKYCPFSRKHTMHREVKK is encoded by the coding sequence ATGAGAGAAAATATTCAATTGCAATGCACGGACTGCGGTCGTGTCAACTACTCGTCGACCAAGGACAAGAAACAGCATCCGGACCGCCTGGAATTCAAGAAGTACTGCCCGTTTTCGCGCAAGCACACGATGCACCGGGAAGTGAAGAAATAA
- the secE gene encoding preprotein translocase subunit SecE: MSFGSWGQIFGMVAIAAGVVVVFRFRQQIQKFISEVAAELKKVSWTNKKELFESAWVVLVSSALLGVFIALTDLILSRFIGVIIR, from the coding sequence ATGTCATTTGGGTCGTGGGGTCAGATCTTTGGAATGGTCGCGATAGCCGCCGGTGTGGTTGTCGTGTTCCGCTTTCGCCAGCAGATCCAGAAATTCATTTCAGAGGTCGCGGCAGAGCTTAAAAAGGTTTCGTGGACGAACAAAAAGGAGCTGTTCGAATCGGCCTGGGTGGTGCTGGTGAGTTCGGCCCTCCTGGGGGTATTTATCGCGTTAACGGATTTGATCCTTTCCAGGTTTATCGGAGTAATCATCAGATAA
- the nusG gene encoding transcription termination/antitermination protein NusG: MTTVRKWYVIHTQTGAEEKAKAGLESRMASSDLKNYVDEIVVPTEQVSEIRGGKKRITSRKFFPGYILVKMDMTKESWYLVKTTPGITGFIGPGRRPTPISEDEVNSIIRRTEDTETKPSPKIIFEIGEAVRISEGPFANFNGSVMEVYPDRGKLKVSVSIFGRSTLVEMEYWQVEKI, from the coding sequence ATGACAACTGTTCGCAAGTGGTACGTTATCCACACCCAGACGGGTGCGGAAGAAAAGGCCAAGGCGGGGCTGGAAAGCCGGATGGCCTCCAGCGATCTCAAGAATTACGTCGATGAGATCGTTGTCCCCACGGAGCAGGTTTCGGAAATCCGCGGCGGCAAAAAACGCATCACCTCTCGCAAATTTTTCCCGGGATACATCCTGGTCAAGATGGACATGACCAAGGAGAGCTGGTATCTGGTCAAGACCACGCCCGGCATCACCGGTTTCATCGGTCCCGGCCGCAGGCCAACGCCCATTTCGGAGGACGAAGTCAACTCGATCATCCGGAGGACCGAAGACACGGAGACCAAGCCGAGCCCGAAGATCATCTTCGAGATCGGAGAGGCGGTGAGGATCTCCGAAGGGCCGTTCGCGAATTTTAACGGGTCCGTGATGGAGGTTTATCCGGACCGCGGCAAGCTCAAGGTGAGCGTTTCCATTTTCGGCCGTTCAACCCTGGTCGAGATGGAATACTGGCAGGTAGAAAAAATCTAA
- the rplK gene encoding 50S ribosomal protein L11, with amino-acid sequence MAKEVIAKLKLYVPAGQANPAPPVGPALGQHGVNIMGFCKAFNEQTKGREGLILPAVITVYKDKTFDFIVKTPPSSVLIKKAANLAKASGQAGKEKIGSLTRQKIEEIAKIKMEDLNTADMQKAVKTIEGTARSMGIEVVG; translated from the coding sequence ATGGCAAAAGAAGTCATCGCAAAATTGAAGCTCTACGTCCCAGCCGGCCAGGCCAACCCGGCCCCGCCCGTCGGTCCTGCGCTCGGCCAGCACGGCGTGAATATCATGGGCTTCTGCAAGGCCTTCAATGAACAGACCAAAGGCCGGGAAGGGCTGATTCTCCCGGCGGTCATTACGGTTTACAAGGACAAGACCTTCGATTTTATTGTCAAGACGCCGCCCAGTTCCGTTCTGATCAAGAAAGCGGCCAACCTGGCCAAGGCCTCGGGCCAGGCCGGCAAGGAAAAGATCGGTTCCCTCACCCGCCAGAAGATCGAAGAGATCGCCAAGATCAAGATGGAAGACTTGAACACGGCGGACATGCAGAAAGCGGTTAAAACCATCGAAGGAACGGCCCGGAGCATGGGGATCGAGGTCGTCGGATAA
- the rplA gene encoding 50S ribosomal protein L1, whose product MARVTKRKKEFTKILPEIKALSLEDAVAKVSQFPKTKFDESVEMHFHLGIDTKDSEQTVRGTVVLPHGTGKKVRVAVFCKGDYVQKAERAGADHVGAEDLIEKVSKGFMDFDCIVATPDMMRDLSKLGKILGPRGLMPSPKAGTVTQDVEKVIKEVKAGRVEFKADKQAGVHVGIGKRSFGKEQILENARHLLEAINHVKPAGLKGNLIKSLSLSTTMGPGIRIAL is encoded by the coding sequence ATGGCGCGCGTGACCAAAAGAAAAAAAGAGTTCACAAAAATTTTACCTGAAATCAAGGCCCTTTCCCTCGAAGACGCCGTCGCGAAGGTTTCTCAGTTCCCCAAGACCAAGTTCGACGAAAGCGTGGAGATGCATTTCCATTTGGGCATCGACACCAAGGATTCCGAGCAGACGGTCCGCGGGACGGTGGTGCTTCCTCACGGGACCGGCAAAAAGGTCCGCGTGGCGGTTTTCTGCAAGGGGGACTACGTCCAGAAGGCCGAGCGGGCCGGAGCCGATCATGTGGGTGCGGAAGACCTCATCGAAAAGGTGTCCAAGGGTTTCATGGATTTTGACTGCATCGTCGCTACGCCGGACATGATGAGGGATTTGAGCAAGCTGGGGAAGATCCTCGGCCCGAGAGGTCTCATGCCCAGCCCCAAAGCCGGCACCGTCACCCAGGACGTCGAGAAGGTCATCAAGGAAGTGAAGGCGGGCCGCGTGGAATTCAAGGCCGACAAACAGGCCGGGGTTCACGTCGGGATCGGCAAGAGGTCCTTCGGCAAAGAGCAGATTTTGGAAAACGCCCGTCACCTGCTGGAAGCCATCAATCATGTCAAACCGGCCGGTCTCAAAGGCAATCTGATCAAAAGCCTCTCTCTGTCCACAACGATGGGGCCCGGGATCAGGATCGCCTTATAA
- the rplJ gene encoding 50S ribosomal protein L10: MEKIGKLFRKSIANQIKDGVQKNKASFVVSFSGISAPQMNSIRKDFKKIGAQVSVTRNRIAALTLKELHQEQMAEGIARQTAFVWSNADSVEVSKALMKLLKAYENVKLHGGLVDGAQLGFDEVKRLSDLPSREVLLSTLLQVMLSPVTQLASDMNAKTRDLLSILKQLSEKKGGNGNV, encoded by the coding sequence ATGGAAAAAATTGGTAAATTGTTCAGAAAAAGCATCGCGAACCAGATCAAGGACGGCGTTCAGAAGAACAAGGCCTCCTTCGTCGTGAGCTTCTCCGGGATTTCGGCCCCGCAGATGAACAGCATCCGCAAAGATTTCAAGAAGATCGGCGCCCAGGTCTCCGTGACCCGGAACCGCATCGCGGCTTTGACCCTGAAGGAATTGCACCAGGAACAGATGGCCGAAGGGATCGCCCGTCAGACCGCCTTTGTCTGGAGCAACGCGGACTCGGTGGAGGTCTCCAAGGCCCTGATGAAATTACTCAAGGCCTACGAGAACGTCAAGCTCCACGGAGGCCTTGTCGACGGAGCCCAGCTCGGCTTTGATGAAGTCAAACGCTTGTCCGACCTCCCGTCCAGGGAGGTCCTGCTGTCCACATTGCTGCAAGTCATGCTTTCTCCGGTCACTCAGCTCGCATCTGACATGAATGCCAAGACGCGTGACTTGTTATCTATCTTGAAACAGTTAAGCGAAAAAAAGGGGGGTAATGGAAATGTCTGA